The following are from one region of the Salvia splendens isolate huo1 chromosome 2, SspV2, whole genome shotgun sequence genome:
- the LOC121770493 gene encoding BAG family molecular chaperone regulator 4-like: MEGINSNSANAAIGLKLKPETGSDIYNITVSHGSNQLQVAVPSNSTFGDLKSVIAQEVGLEPETLKLLFRGKEKEDDDRLHEAGVKDGSKVLAVEATISVHKSPEKVEPVVVSQGDAAVAEVREEVDKLTDQVAALQAVVDGGTKVDNKDFLYLTDMLMRQLLILDGIEAEGEGRVKRKMEVRRVQSLVETVDTLKSRNANHDINNSSTPASVPNQCETFEPGTENASSESSEPSSNGIIPSDPLHAPAPESACASVMSSTSIPVPVSFPDSTPVPSSSPSHLPSPTKVTEGLGKL, encoded by the coding sequence ATGGAAGGCATAAATTCGAACTCTGCAAATGCTGCAATCGGGCTGAAATTGAAGCCCGAGACTGGCTCAGATATTTACAACATCACAGTCTCTCACGGTTCCAACCAACTTCAAGTTGCCGTGCCGTCTAATTCCACTTTTGGTGATCTCAAATCAGTTATTGCTCAAGAAGTTGGACTGGAGCCAGAGACCTTAAAACTCTTGTTCAGAGGTAAAGAGAAGGAAGATGATGATCGTCTCCACGAAGCTGGTGTGAAGGATGGTTCCAAAGTTTTGGCTGTGGAGGCCACGATTTCAGTGCATAAAAGCCCCGAAAAAGTGGAACCAGTTGTGGTCTCTCAAGGAGATGCAGCTGTTGCTGAAGTCAGGGAAGAGGTTGACAAGCTCACTGATCAGGTAGCCGCTTTACAAGCTGTTGTTGATGGTGGAACGAAGGTTGATAACAAGGATTTTCTTTATTTGACTGATATGCTAATGAGGCAGTTGCTCATATTGGATGGCATTGAAGCTGAAGGGGAGGGAAGAGTCAAGAGAAAGATGGAGGTACGTCGGGTGCAGAGCCTTGTCGAAACAGTGGATACACTCAAGTCAAGAAACGCTAATCACGACATCAACAATAGTAGTACTCCTGCATCTGTACCAAATCAATGTGAGACTTTTGAGCCTGGAACTGAAAATGCAAGCTCCGAGTCCAGTGAACCATCTTCAAACGGCATTATTCCATCGGACCCTCTGCATGCACCTGCCCCTGAATCTGCCTGTGCCTCAGTGATGTCTTCTACTAGTATACCAGTTCCGGTTTCCTTTCCTGACTCTACCCCTGTGCCGTCTTCTTCACCTTCCCATTTGCCATCTCCGACTAAGGTAACCGAAGGATTGGGAAAGCTATGA